A genomic region of Mesobacillus jeotgali contains the following coding sequences:
- a CDS encoding ABC transporter permease produces the protein MNMMENLRMALGSLKAHKMRSILTMIGIIIGVGAVIIVVAIGQGGEAMLKTQLTGPGNTIELFYQPSDEEIQANPNIFNEAPFEQEDIRALEKIPEIKQVVASSSQLSKVSFEEDTLDASTTGVSQAFFEMNDIKAEKGRSFTAADFLGGRRVGIISYSMQEELFGGESPIGKVIRIGVQPIEIVGVLEKPTGLFAFGTMQIYVPSKTWQVIYGKSDFNQVTLQAASADELQIAGKKAADLLNKLHDTEESYMVINMEEMAEGIGKITKVMTLIIGSIAGISLFVGGIGVMNIMLVSVTERTREIGIRKALGATRSQIMTQFLIESVTLTLIGGVLGILVGWGSASLISFFAGWPSLVSWQVVTGAMLFSMIIGVAFGLLPANKASKLDPIESLRYE, from the coding sequence ATGAATATGATGGAAAATCTCCGGATGGCACTCGGGTCTCTGAAGGCTCATAAAATGCGCTCGATTTTAACGATGATCGGCATCATCATCGGTGTTGGGGCAGTAATCATTGTTGTTGCCATCGGCCAGGGCGGGGAAGCGATGCTGAAAACGCAGCTGACTGGTCCGGGCAATACGATTGAGCTGTTTTACCAGCCGTCGGATGAAGAAATTCAAGCCAATCCGAATATTTTCAATGAAGCCCCATTCGAACAGGAAGATATTCGCGCACTGGAAAAAATACCGGAAATCAAGCAGGTGGTGGCATCAAGCTCCCAGCTTTCAAAAGTTTCATTCGAAGAAGATACGTTGGATGCTTCCACAACCGGAGTGAGCCAGGCTTTTTTCGAAATGAACGATATCAAGGCGGAAAAAGGCAGAAGCTTCACCGCAGCTGATTTCCTTGGCGGCAGAAGGGTCGGGATTATCAGTTATTCGATGCAGGAGGAATTGTTCGGCGGCGAATCACCGATTGGCAAGGTGATCCGCATCGGCGTCCAGCCGATCGAGATTGTCGGTGTACTGGAAAAGCCAACTGGACTGTTCGCATTTGGGACCATGCAAATATACGTTCCGAGTAAAACCTGGCAGGTTATTTACGGCAAAAGCGATTTTAACCAGGTGACACTTCAGGCAGCATCCGCCGATGAGCTTCAGATCGCCGGCAAAAAGGCGGCAGACCTGCTGAATAAATTGCATGACACCGAGGAATCGTACATGGTCATCAACATGGAGGAAATGGCTGAGGGAATCGGCAAAATCACCAAGGTGATGACCTTGATCATCGGCAGCATCGCCGGAATATCCCTGTTTGTCGGCGGCATTGGCGTCATGAATATCATGCTCGTCTCCGTAACCGAGCGAACGAGGGAAATTGGTATCAGGAAAGCGCTCGGTGCGACCAGGTCGCAAATCATGACCCAGTTCCTGATCGAATCCGTCACGCTGACGCTGATTGGCGGGGTGCTCGGCATCCTGGTAGGCTGGGGCTCCGCATCACTAATTTCCTTTTTTGCCGGCTGGCCGTCGCTAGTATCATGGCAAGTCGTGACCGGCGCAATGCTGTTCTCAATGATCATCGGAGTCGCCTTCGGACTGCTGCCCGCGAATAAAGCATCCAAACTCGATCCGATCGAATCTTTAAGGTATGAATAG
- a CDS encoding helix-turn-helix transcriptional regulator, with product MLKNSVREFRARFRFSQQELADKIGVTRQTIGLIEKGDYAPSVTLALKIAAAFEVSVEEVFRLEGEN from the coding sequence ATGTTAAAAAACTCTGTTCGTGAATTCCGAGCAAGATTCAGATTTTCACAGCAAGAACTAGCGGACAAAATTGGCGTGACGAGACAAACGATTGGATTGATCGAAAAAGGCGACTACGCTCCCTCTGTCACCCTCGCATTAAAAATAGCAGCTGCCTTCGAGGTATCGGTCGAAGAAGTATTTCGCTTAGAAGGAGAGAATTAA